The nucleotide sequence gtctgtccagttatctcaatgttcctctcgagtaacctatgatcgagattatttagaatctatgtttaaaggcgaatcgatcttattatcatgatatcattacgatctgattctcattgcatagatccatgggcaTCATTATACATACAACAGGCAACATAAGgtgtaaaaaaattaaattaaataaataataagtaaaaaaagtatGTATcgtgtcacacatgccatcattcATATGATTTAATTGTAAgggacctatgactagcagtgtaGCCTTGAAGTAGTACTACCATTGATCCTTGTGTTCAAGGGTGGTGAAGCAAATCTATCATTCCCCTTGGGAGGCTATAGTCGACACCTGCTTCCGTTACAAAGTGCTAGTAAGTTAAGTCATGGCTAGCTCCTTCAGATTCACTTCACTCAGCTACTTGTTTTTTATTTGCAACACCATCACTACGTAATAGCCCTCATCGACAGCGTATGTGATGATCTTTGGGAATCTTTAGGAAGAGATCGAGAGGCTGAAGAAGGATGGTatcctgttgttgttgttgttgttgttgttgttaaggTGGAAGCTCAGGTGCTCGAGCTAGCATGACAAATTACAATCGAGCTACGTCTTGCTGACCTCACTAAGTAActgaaggtgttgaatctcgaattttaatgatgaaaccaattgataacgtttatgatttgatttatattttgagtgacataggaagcttcaatcagggagagataattaaagcatgaagaatcggccgaagtagaacatgtcaaaagatataaattatttcaCGCAATTAGATCTGACTTTGACTTCGACTTTGACTTTGGAGACAGGTCCAGGTTTTGACATTTAATCGTGCGCCCACAAACACACACACCTGTCAACTCACTTGAGTCAGCAATTGTGACATAACAATGACCACTATTTCACTATTTTATTCACAATTATTAATGACAGTTTATTAATAATGAAACAAAAAGAATTTGATTGAGGAAAAGAATATTTTTAATAACGTCAATATAAATAACATCTTTAACACATCAGAAGAAGCTATGCAAggtcggtggcggtggcggtggtggtggtggttcgaTGCCGGCCGTTGAGAGACGGGGTTTCTTCGGGACGGACGCCAGATGGCTGGTCACCTCCTCCTCAGCCTCCTTCCTCTTCGGAAACTGTGGCGGCGATGGCAACTGGTTCAGGTCGAACCACCGGTCGTTCCCGGAGCCCGCTGCGGCCGAAGATGACACCGCCGCCATCGTCACCCCGCTGCTTGCGGTGGAGCGGCCGCCGCCAACAACGCCGTCGTAGTGGCGCCTCATGTGCCCGCCCAGCGCCTGCCCTGTCGAGAACGACTTGTGGCACACTTTGCATTCGTGAGGTTTTCCGTCTCCCGCAACCGCGGCTGAGGCGGCGCTGTTGGTCGACACAGAGAAGGCGGTGTCCTCACCGGCCGCTTCTAGTTTCAGGGTCGCCGACGCCTTCTTCCGGTGTCTGGTCTTGTGTCCCCCGAGGGCCTGGAAGGACGGGAACCCCTTCCCGCACTCGGAGCAGATGTAGGAATTGACGTTCAAAGGCGACGTCTTCGCCTGCGTCTGCTGCTCCTCCAAAGGTGGCTTCTGCAGCGTCTGCTGCCCCTTCAGAGACAACATCAGCGTCAGCGGCTCGTTCAGAGGCGACCTCTGCGTCTGCTGCTCCCCCAAAGGCAGCGTCTGTGGCTTCTTCAGAGGCGATCTCTGCGTCTGCTGCTCCTGCGCTGGATCGTAGGACTGAAGAGGCTGCTCCGACGTCGGCAACACAACGTCATGTTCGAAACCTCCTTCCCCACCGAAGCCGCCACTGGAAAGCATCACGAGGCAAAAGGCGGCGTAGATTTCATCTTTGCTGAAGAGGTGGCGGTGGCGGTCATCAGCATCCTTCTCGGGGGCTAcggaagaggagggagagggagaggaggaggagtggTGGCTCCTCGATCGATTATTCTTCGCGTGCGACTCCGCCAGGTGGGAAGGCGACGGCGGAGGCGTCTCGTCGCGGTTGGCGGCGGCATCTACAGCATCCACGGCCATCAGATCTTAGACAGCTTCAAGCGACCAAGACTAGTGGAGAGTTGGCAGAGTAGAGCGGTATCGAGCAGTGTATATGTCTGTGGACAGCTTCAAGCGACCAAAACGAGATAGGAGAGTTGGCAGAGGAGAGCGGTTACGAGCAGTATATATAGAGGGTGGGTGGGCGTAGGGAAGTGACAGTGGAGTCCAGTTATGGAAGCCTGAGACAGAGATAGAGACCAAGACGGACTAAAATACCGTTCCTGCGAAGTAATTGGACAGACAGACGCAGTCCCCGCACACACGTGGACCGGTATCCCGTTCTAAAGTGGCTCGTTACGGAAGCGTTGCACGATGGGACTCGGCGCTCGACTCCGTTACGGGTGGTTTGGGTGACACGTCACTCCAACACGACACGTTTCCTACAGGAACAACTACTGGGGATCTCTTGTGGGCCCACTTATTCATTCAATTAAAAAGCAGGTAAAAGAAGTGGGCGTTTCTTGGGATGACCTTTAAGGAAAGAAGTCACGCCTCCACTGCCGTCGGGTTTTCGGGTCAACGTTGGAAATCGAATTGAAATGGGAATCCCATACGCTATTGGCAGG is from Musa acuminata AAA Group cultivar baxijiao chromosome BXJ1-6, Cavendish_Baxijiao_AAA, whole genome shotgun sequence and encodes:
- the LOC103989765 gene encoding zinc finger protein 1-like encodes the protein MAVDAVDAAANRDETPPPSPSHLAESHAKNNRSRSHHSSSSPSPSSSVAPEKDADDRHRHLFSKDEIYAAFCLVMLSSGGFGGEGGFEHDVVLPTSEQPLQSYDPAQEQQTQRSPLKKPQTLPLGEQQTQRSPLNEPLTLMLSLKGQQTLQKPPLEEQQTQAKTSPLNVNSYICSECGKGFPSFQALGGHKTRHRKKASATLKLEAAGEDTAFSVSTNSAASAAVAGDGKPHECKVCHKSFSTGQALGGHMRRHYDGVVGGGRSTASSGVTMAAVSSSAAAGSGNDRWFDLNQLPSPPQFPKRKEAEEEVTSHLASVPKKPRLSTAGIEPPPPPPPPPTLHSFF